A portion of the Stigmatella aurantiaca DW4/3-1 genome contains these proteins:
- the rpsI gene encoding 30S ribosomal protein S9, whose product MPINPENGFYATGRRKEATARVWLKPGTGIVTINGRELNNYFGRETSKMVMYQPLEVIEQKGKVDLTVNVRGGGLSGQAGAIRHGIARALCAFNPEFRPALKKAGFLTRDARAVERKKYGQPGARRRFQFSKR is encoded by the coding sequence ATGCCTATCAACCCTGAGAATGGTTTCTACGCCACGGGTCGCCGCAAGGAGGCCACCGCCCGCGTGTGGCTCAAGCCCGGCACCGGCATCGTGACGATCAACGGCCGCGAGCTGAACAACTACTTCGGCCGTGAGACCTCCAAGATGGTGATGTACCAGCCTCTGGAAGTCATCGAGCAGAAGGGCAAGGTCGACCTCACCGTGAACGTGCGCGGTGGCGGCCTGTCCGGCCAGGCGGGCGCGATCCGCCACGGCATCGCCCGGGCGCTGTGCGCCTTCAACCCGGAGTTCCGTCCGGCGCTCAAGAAGGCCGGCTTCCTGACCCGCGACGCCCGCGCGGTCGAGCGCAAGAAGTACGGTCAGCCGGGCGCGCGCCGCCGGTTCCAGTTCTCCAAGCGCTAG
- a CDS encoding type IV pilus twitching motility protein PilT encodes MELNEILQIALRGGASDIHLKAGLPPMFRVDGSLVPLKDGKRLPPEEVARMAFGIMNEFQKEKFKASNEVDLAYGVPGLGRFRVNIFQQRGTIGSVLRVIPFKVMTIKDLLLPNILEKICGEERGLVLVTGTTGSGKSTTLAAMIDHINANETNHIMTVEDPIEFLIRDKRSIINQREVGVDTMSFSQALKSALRQDPDVILVGEMRDYETIETALHAAETGHLVMSTLHTLDATETINRIVSAFPPHQQKQVRLQLAAVLKAVVSQRLVPRADGKGRVAAVEILRVTTRVRELIEDKDRTKEIHDAIAQGFDSYGMQTFDQSLMGLVRNGLVSYEEAHRQATNPDDFALRFSGISGTADSKWDNFDGKAGEAKPIPGSAQFAQKGAPAGAVPPPAPGAARPGAPPPPPAAATRPVGTPPPPPGARPAAGAPARPPPPPAAAGGDDDFSIERF; translated from the coding sequence ATGGAACTCAACGAGATTCTGCAGATCGCGCTTCGGGGCGGTGCCTCCGATATTCACCTGAAGGCCGGGCTCCCCCCCATGTTCCGGGTGGATGGTTCGCTCGTGCCCCTCAAGGACGGCAAGCGCTTGCCGCCGGAGGAGGTCGCGCGCATGGCCTTTGGCATCATGAACGAGTTCCAGAAGGAGAAGTTCAAGGCGAGCAACGAGGTGGACCTGGCCTACGGGGTTCCGGGCCTCGGGCGCTTCCGTGTGAACATCTTCCAGCAGCGCGGCACCATCGGCTCGGTGCTTCGCGTCATCCCTTTCAAGGTGATGACCATCAAGGACCTGCTGCTGCCGAACATCCTCGAGAAGATCTGCGGCGAGGAGCGTGGGCTCGTGCTCGTCACGGGCACCACCGGTTCGGGCAAGTCCACCACGCTCGCGGCGATGATCGATCACATCAACGCCAACGAGACCAACCACATCATGACGGTCGAGGACCCCATCGAGTTCCTCATCCGTGACAAGCGCTCCATCATCAACCAGCGCGAGGTGGGCGTGGACACCATGTCCTTCTCGCAGGCGCTCAAGAGCGCGCTGCGGCAGGACCCAGACGTCATCCTCGTGGGCGAAATGCGCGACTACGAGACCATCGAGACGGCGCTCCACGCGGCGGAGACGGGCCACTTGGTGATGTCCACGCTGCACACGCTGGACGCCACGGAGACCATCAACCGCATCGTGTCCGCCTTCCCCCCGCACCAGCAGAAGCAGGTGCGTTTGCAGCTGGCCGCCGTGCTCAAGGCCGTCGTGAGCCAGCGCCTCGTTCCGCGCGCGGACGGCAAGGGCCGTGTGGCCGCCGTGGAGATCCTCCGGGTCACCACGCGCGTCCGAGAGCTCATCGAGGACAAGGACCGGACCAAGGAGATCCACGACGCCATCGCCCAGGGCTTCGACTCGTACGGCATGCAGACCTTCGACCAGTCGCTGATGGGGCTGGTGCGCAATGGCCTCGTCTCTTACGAGGAAGCCCACCGGCAGGCGACGAACCCGGACGACTTCGCGCTGCGCTTCTCCGGCATCAGCGGCACGGCCGACTCCAAGTGGGACAACTTCGATGGCAAGGCGGGAGAGGCCAAGCCCATCCCAGGCTCCGCGCAGTTTGCCCAGAAGGGAGCCCCGGCGGGCGCTGTGCCTCCTCCGGCTCCGGGCGCCGCGCGTCCCGGTGCGCCTCCGCCCCCGCCCGCTGCGGCCACCCGGCCCGTGGGGACGCCGCCTCCGCCTCCGGGCGCTCGGCCCGCGGCCGGTGCGCCGGCGCGTCCTCCTCCTCCCCCAGCGGCCGCGGGTGGGGACGACGACTTCAGCATCGAGCGGTTCTGA
- a CDS encoding ATP-dependent helicase, with amino-acid sequence MDLSKLNPPQREAVITTEGPLLVLAGAGSGKTRVITHRIVHILNERPGGALARNILAVTFTNKAATEMKERLVKMAGPRAQGVLVCTFHAFGAEMLREDIHRLGWPRKFAIADMGDQLALIRRAMRDHKVDDRAFDARKVLTLISKAKNSGHEPTPKPEGMGDDYDLITHLVYPNYQLALKAQGSVDFDDLLLLPARLLREHEDLSTKYTRRFRYLLVDEFQDTNLAQMNLLRLLAGKVRNVCAVGDDDQAIYSWRGAEVRNILQFDSHFPGSREVRLEQNYRSMQVVLDAANAVIAKNPERKAKRMWTDRLGGERVKVVTCPNEEEEARFVAHEIQKQMALGVAADDIAVLYRTNGQSRPVEEMLREKGIGYEVVGGSEFFDRREVKDVIAYFKVIANPRDEVSLLRIVNVPARGIGDVTMERLHAHARADGISLWAAMGRSQGYEDLPAGAAEKVGEFLQLIERYRGLFEEGRLAQVTRQLLEEIGFREATRALAPSISSADKKLKSVDHVLNSLESFEKREGPKASLLTYLNRLSLDTRQEEEEVPGGHRRVTLMTVHASKGLEYRLVFFIGMEEDLMPHKGMQGEPQNLEEERRLCYVGITRAKELLYLTRAAIRVKRGKEVPCTPSRFLEDLPPEVVEKVDLAAPRTGAPTEQERNFFANLKDRFKPKGAGGGAGPTPGDRKV; translated from the coding sequence ATGGACCTCTCCAAGCTCAACCCCCCCCAGCGTGAGGCCGTCATCACGACGGAGGGCCCGCTCCTGGTGCTGGCGGGCGCGGGCAGCGGGAAAACCCGCGTCATCACCCACCGCATCGTTCACATCCTGAACGAGCGGCCGGGAGGGGCGCTGGCCCGCAACATCCTCGCCGTCACCTTCACGAATAAGGCCGCCACCGAGATGAAGGAGCGGCTGGTGAAGATGGCGGGTCCCCGCGCACAAGGGGTCCTGGTGTGCACCTTCCACGCCTTTGGCGCGGAGATGCTCCGGGAGGACATCCACCGGCTGGGCTGGCCGCGGAAGTTCGCCATCGCGGACATGGGCGACCAGCTGGCGCTCATCCGCCGGGCCATGCGCGACCACAAGGTGGACGACCGGGCCTTCGACGCCCGCAAGGTGCTCACCCTCATCTCCAAGGCGAAGAACTCGGGCCACGAGCCGACCCCCAAGCCCGAGGGCATGGGGGACGATTATGATCTCATCACCCACCTCGTCTATCCGAACTACCAGTTGGCCCTGAAGGCGCAGGGCTCGGTGGACTTCGATGACCTGCTGCTGCTGCCCGCGCGCCTGCTGCGCGAGCACGAGGACTTGAGCACCAAGTACACCCGGCGCTTCCGCTACCTGCTGGTGGACGAGTTCCAGGACACGAACCTGGCGCAGATGAACCTGCTGCGGCTGCTCGCGGGCAAGGTGCGCAACGTGTGCGCGGTGGGGGACGACGACCAGGCCATCTACAGCTGGCGGGGCGCGGAGGTGCGCAACATCCTCCAGTTCGACAGCCACTTTCCGGGCAGCCGCGAGGTGCGGCTGGAGCAGAACTACCGCTCCATGCAGGTGGTGCTGGATGCGGCCAATGCGGTCATCGCCAAGAACCCCGAGCGCAAGGCCAAGCGCATGTGGACCGACCGCCTGGGGGGCGAGCGCGTCAAGGTCGTGACGTGCCCCAACGAGGAGGAGGAGGCGCGCTTCGTCGCGCACGAGATTCAGAAGCAGATGGCGCTGGGCGTCGCCGCGGATGACATCGCGGTGCTCTACCGCACCAACGGCCAGTCCCGCCCGGTGGAGGAGATGCTGCGCGAGAAGGGCATTGGCTACGAGGTGGTGGGCGGCAGCGAGTTCTTCGACCGGCGCGAGGTGAAGGACGTCATCGCCTACTTCAAGGTGATCGCCAACCCGAGGGACGAGGTGAGCCTCTTGCGCATCGTCAACGTGCCGGCGCGCGGGATTGGCGACGTGACGATGGAGCGGTTGCACGCGCACGCCCGGGCGGACGGCATCTCGCTGTGGGCGGCCATGGGGCGCAGCCAGGGCTACGAGGATCTGCCCGCGGGGGCGGCCGAGAAGGTGGGGGAGTTTCTCCAGCTCATCGAGCGGTACCGGGGCCTGTTTGAAGAGGGGCGGCTGGCCCAGGTGACGCGCCAACTGCTGGAGGAGATCGGCTTCCGCGAGGCCACGCGCGCCCTGGCCCCCTCGATCAGCTCGGCGGACAAGAAGCTGAAGTCCGTGGACCATGTGCTCAACTCGCTGGAGTCCTTCGAGAAGCGGGAGGGGCCCAAGGCGAGCCTCCTCACCTACCTCAACCGGCTGAGCCTCGACACCCGGCAGGAGGAGGAAGAGGTTCCCGGTGGCCACCGGCGCGTCACCCTGATGACGGTGCATGCCTCCAAGGGGCTGGAGTACCGGCTCGTCTTCTTCATCGGCATGGAAGAAGACCTGATGCCCCACAAGGGCATGCAGGGCGAGCCCCAGAACCTCGAGGAGGAGCGGCGGCTCTGTTACGTGGGCATCACCCGGGCCAAGGAACTGCTCTACCTGACCCGGGCCGCGATCCGGGTGAAGCGCGGCAAGGAGGTCCCCTGCACCCCCTCCCGGTTCCTGGAGGATCTGCCTCCAGAAGTCGTGGAAAAGGTGGATTTGGCAGCACCCCGGACCGGCGCTCCCACCGAGCAGGAACGCAACTTCTTTGCCAACTTGAAGGATCGCTTCAAACCCAAGGGGGCAGGCGGGGGGGCAGGGCCTACACCGGGTGATCGCAAGGTTTGA
- the rplM gene encoding 50S ribosomal protein L13 — MSQRTYSAKASDIKRQWHVVDVSDKVLGRAASQIATLLKGKHKAIYTPSIDTGDHVVVINAEKVKVTGTKEQAKMYYRHPRAGFPGALKITNLAKLRQRHPEDVIINAVRRMLPRNALGRQMMTKLKVYAGDAHPHAAQKPTAREVEA, encoded by the coding sequence ATGTCGCAGAGGACCTACAGCGCGAAGGCGTCGGATATCAAGCGCCAGTGGCACGTGGTGGACGTCTCGGACAAGGTGCTGGGCCGTGCCGCCAGCCAGATCGCCACGCTGCTCAAGGGCAAGCACAAGGCCATCTACACCCCGTCCATCGATACGGGCGACCACGTCGTCGTCATCAACGCCGAGAAGGTGAAGGTGACGGGGACCAAGGAGCAGGCGAAGATGTACTACCGCCATCCTCGGGCCGGTTTCCCGGGCGCCCTGAAGATCACCAACCTCGCGAAGCTGCGTCAGCGGCATCCCGAGGATGTGATCATCAACGCCGTGCGCCGGATGCTGCCGCGCAACGCGTTGGGCCGCCAGATGATGACCAAGCTCAAGGTGTATGCGGGTGACGCTCACCCCCACGCCGCGCAGAAGCCCACCGCGCGCGAGGTCGAGGCGTAA
- a CDS encoding DeoR/GlpR family DNA-binding transcription regulator, producing the protein MSESLTPALLPEERKRAILEQLSTEGRVFAADLCRNLRVSEDTIRRDLRDLDEAGLLRRVHGGALPRAQTTLAYSERTQVQQPAKQALAKVAADMVRPGQVLFIDGGTTTLEIARHLPRDLRATVITVSAPVAMALSEHTGIEVHLLGGRLHREAMTTVGAETVEAVRQVRADLCLLGVCSLHNEAGITTPHAEEAPIKRAMIQGSAETVAVVTADKLGTLSSFVVAPAERLATLVTEATAPESALAPFRKLKLRVVTA; encoded by the coding sequence ATGTCCGAATCTCTGACCCCTGCCCTGCTCCCCGAGGAGCGCAAGCGAGCCATCTTGGAGCAGCTCTCCACGGAAGGCCGCGTCTTCGCTGCCGACTTATGCCGGAATCTGCGGGTTTCGGAGGACACCATCCGCAGAGACCTGCGCGATCTGGATGAAGCCGGACTGTTGAGAAGAGTGCATGGCGGGGCCCTTCCGAGGGCCCAAACGACCCTGGCCTACTCGGAGCGCACCCAGGTGCAGCAACCGGCCAAGCAGGCGCTGGCCAAGGTCGCCGCCGACATGGTGCGGCCGGGCCAGGTGCTCTTCATCGATGGGGGTACCACCACGCTGGAGATCGCCCGCCACCTGCCCCGGGATTTGCGGGCCACCGTCATCACCGTCAGCGCCCCAGTGGCCATGGCCCTGAGCGAGCACACCGGCATCGAGGTCCACCTGCTGGGAGGACGCCTTCACCGGGAGGCGATGACGACGGTGGGCGCCGAGACGGTGGAGGCGGTCCGCCAGGTGCGCGCGGACCTGTGCCTGCTGGGCGTGTGCAGCCTCCACAACGAGGCCGGCATCACCACCCCTCACGCCGAGGAAGCCCCCATCAAGCGCGCGATGATCCAGGGCTCCGCCGAGACCGTGGCGGTGGTGACCGCCGACAAGCTCGGGACGCTCTCGTCCTTCGTGGTGGCCCCCGCGGAGCGGCTGGCCACCCTGGTGACCGAAGCCACGGCCCCCGAATCCGCGCTGGCCCCCTTTCGCAAACTCAAACTCCGTGTGGTGACCGCATGA
- a CDS encoding tetratricopeptide repeat protein, which translates to MDEPLKQLLTLGRGYFDKKQYAQAEQYLAQVVEQNQSFADVYNMLGIIYHDQGQFARAQRAFEAALRINPAYTEAALNLAVIYNDMGKYAEAKEVYQGALAQQKNAPGEMDPYVKGKIANMYADIGNVFSSNGAWAQAIEEYQRALVLCPQFVDIRIKLGDALRDAGRHAEALAQFEQAIAQNPTFMPGRIHYGIALYSAGRRAEAVQVWEDVLSRSPGNKSAQMYLNLVKEPAGKAEQAS; encoded by the coding sequence ATGGACGAGCCGCTCAAGCAGTTGTTGACCCTCGGGCGGGGGTACTTCGACAAGAAGCAGTACGCGCAGGCCGAGCAATACCTGGCGCAAGTCGTCGAGCAGAACCAGTCGTTCGCCGACGTCTACAACATGCTCGGCATCATCTACCACGACCAGGGCCAGTTCGCCCGGGCGCAGCGGGCGTTCGAGGCAGCGCTCCGCATCAATCCGGCCTACACCGAGGCGGCGCTCAACCTGGCGGTCATCTACAACGACATGGGCAAGTACGCCGAGGCGAAGGAGGTCTACCAAGGCGCCCTCGCCCAGCAGAAGAACGCCCCGGGCGAGATGGACCCCTACGTCAAGGGGAAGATCGCCAACATGTATGCCGACATCGGCAACGTGTTCTCCTCCAATGGCGCTTGGGCTCAGGCCATCGAGGAGTACCAGCGCGCCCTCGTGCTCTGCCCTCAATTCGTGGATATCCGCATCAAGCTGGGAGATGCCCTGCGGGATGCGGGACGGCACGCGGAGGCCCTGGCGCAGTTCGAGCAGGCCATCGCGCAGAACCCCACCTTCATGCCGGGTCGCATCCATTATGGAATCGCGCTTTACTCCGCTGGCCGGCGAGCGGAGGCTGTTCAGGTGTGGGAGGACGTCCTGTCGCGCAGTCCAGGCAACAAGAGCGCGCAGATGTACCTCAATCTGGTGAAGGAGCCGGCGGGGAAGGCTGAACAGGCGAGCTGA
- a CDS encoding outer membrane protein assembly factor BamD → MRLTVTCLTTFLLLSTGCASLSERQAGDPDYAAQADENLRLGSEALEGRDYFKAEKYFEFVKTKFPYLEASKTAELRLADVDFVQDRFPEAREKYNAFIKAYPTHPQVDYAAYQVALSHVEDMPSDFFLLPPSEEKDQTEVQSALRALNDFLRQYPDSQYTPQARVQADDAKRRLAEHELYVAAFYRKRERWRAVAQRLEGMLSRYPGTKYEESALFSLHEAYVKLKEPTRAQETLRQVIQRLPGTPAAERAQRMLGS, encoded by the coding sequence ATGCGTCTCACCGTGACTTGTCTGACCACCTTCCTGCTGTTGTCCACGGGCTGTGCCTCGCTCTCCGAGCGGCAGGCCGGTGACCCGGATTACGCCGCCCAGGCCGATGAGAACCTCCGCCTGGGGTCCGAAGCCCTGGAGGGCAGGGACTACTTCAAGGCCGAGAAGTACTTCGAGTTCGTGAAGACGAAGTTCCCCTACCTGGAGGCCTCCAAGACGGCGGAGCTGCGGCTGGCGGATGTGGACTTCGTGCAGGACCGGTTCCCCGAGGCGCGCGAGAAGTACAACGCCTTCATCAAGGCCTACCCCACCCACCCCCAGGTGGACTACGCGGCGTACCAGGTGGCGCTCTCCCACGTGGAGGACATGCCCTCGGACTTCTTCCTGTTGCCCCCGTCCGAGGAGAAGGACCAGACGGAGGTCCAGTCCGCGCTGCGCGCGTTGAACGACTTCCTGCGCCAGTATCCGGACTCGCAGTACACGCCGCAGGCCCGGGTTCAGGCGGACGATGCGAAGCGCCGGCTGGCGGAGCACGAGCTGTACGTGGCGGCCTTCTACCGCAAGCGGGAGCGCTGGCGGGCGGTGGCCCAGCGCCTGGAAGGCATGCTGAGCCGTTACCCCGGGACGAAGTACGAGGAGTCCGCCCTCTTCTCGCTCCATGAGGCCTACGTGAAGCTCAAGGAGCCCACCCGTGCTCAGGAGACGCTGCGCCAGGTCATCCAACGGTTGCCGGGCACGCCCGCCGCGGAGCGGGCCCAGCGCATGCTCGGGTCGTGA
- a CDS encoding S9 family peptidase: protein MRTFPYVVVSAGLLAACASPRPSSPEAPVAVSPAPLAAEGTPPAESSPAPVAPDTATGAEAARIEAFSRQVTPYVDAFVNSEALFTRDGKQVLFVSSRDGLPQVYRADAASPTSPATRLLASKERVTLVDTTPDGQSLLILSDKGADENWSIWKVGLDGSAPVELTPGETMNRDTAFLPDLAPDTIYFSGRRMNEAASTVYAIPATGGPSRVIYRDDKPGFLTHVSRDGQQGLFVRYPSASENYLLHIDLASGKTRPLFPASGKVSIFGAQFSPDGRTVYVSTDGGGEQSWLLALESATGKELARYVEKSPATAIIQSINVANTGDVLALSLVAGNRSEVRLLDARTLKPRARVEMPLGQGGIQAFSEDGRRLAAIWSTPSSVTDVWVIDVKTGKVSPLRKEPRPALKELPAIETSIAEIRAHDGLALPTNVYLPKKRAGKLPVIVSYHGGPAGNSKIKWSATTAFFVSQGYAWVEPNVRGSGGFGRAFEAADNGAGRLEAFKDIETVGRWAASQPWADPDRVIIYGGSYGGYTVLIGLTRMPDLWRAGVDVFGVANMKTFMATTSGFIREIFLLEFGDPDKDAAFLESISPLKDVGQIVDPLLVYAGANDPRVPRGESDQIVRALRERKVPVEYMVAENEGHSLSRRENQIEFMARMARFLEAHAAPRQASAP from the coding sequence ATGCGCACCTTCCCTTACGTGGTTGTCTCGGCAGGCTTGCTCGCCGCATGTGCGAGCCCTCGTCCGTCGTCCCCTGAAGCGCCGGTGGCCGTTTCGCCCGCGCCGCTTGCCGCGGAGGGCACCCCCCCGGCGGAGAGCAGCCCGGCCCCGGTTGCCCCCGACACGGCCACCGGGGCGGAGGCCGCGCGCATCGAGGCGTTCTCGCGTCAGGTGACGCCGTACGTGGACGCGTTCGTCAACTCCGAGGCGCTCTTCACGCGGGATGGCAAGCAGGTGCTCTTCGTCTCCTCCCGGGACGGCCTCCCGCAGGTTTACCGGGCGGATGCGGCGAGCCCCACCTCTCCGGCCACCCGGCTCCTGGCGTCGAAGGAGCGGGTGACGCTGGTGGACACCACGCCCGATGGCCAGTCGCTGCTCATCCTCTCGGACAAGGGGGCCGACGAGAACTGGTCGATCTGGAAGGTGGGCCTCGATGGCTCGGCGCCCGTGGAGCTCACGCCCGGGGAGACGATGAACCGGGACACCGCGTTCCTGCCGGATCTGGCGCCGGACACGATCTACTTCAGCGGCCGGCGCATGAACGAGGCCGCGTCCACCGTGTACGCCATCCCCGCCACGGGAGGCCCCTCGCGCGTCATCTACCGAGACGACAAGCCGGGCTTCCTCACCCACGTGAGCCGCGATGGCCAGCAGGGGCTGTTCGTGAGGTACCCCTCGGCCTCCGAGAACTACTTGCTGCACATCGATCTGGCGTCGGGGAAGACGCGGCCCCTGTTCCCGGCGAGTGGCAAGGTCAGCATCTTCGGCGCGCAATTCTCACCGGATGGCCGGACCGTCTATGTCTCGACCGACGGAGGAGGAGAGCAGTCGTGGTTGCTCGCGCTGGAGAGCGCGACGGGCAAGGAGCTCGCCCGCTACGTCGAGAAGTCCCCCGCCACGGCCATCATCCAGTCCATCAATGTCGCCAATACGGGCGACGTGCTCGCGCTGTCACTCGTCGCGGGCAATCGCAGCGAAGTCCGGTTGCTCGATGCACGGACTTTGAAGCCCCGGGCCCGGGTCGAGATGCCGCTTGGCCAGGGCGGCATCCAGGCGTTCTCGGAGGATGGCCGGCGGCTCGCGGCCATCTGGTCGACCCCCTCCTCGGTCACGGATGTGTGGGTCATTGATGTGAAGACGGGCAAGGTCTCGCCGCTGCGCAAGGAGCCGCGCCCGGCCCTGAAGGAACTGCCGGCCATCGAGACGAGCATCGCGGAGATCCGGGCGCATGACGGGCTGGCCCTGCCCACCAACGTGTACCTGCCGAAGAAGCGCGCCGGAAAGCTGCCGGTCATCGTCAGCTACCATGGAGGCCCCGCGGGCAACTCGAAGATCAAATGGTCCGCGACGACCGCGTTCTTCGTGTCCCAGGGCTACGCTTGGGTGGAGCCCAACGTGCGCGGCTCCGGGGGTTTTGGCCGTGCCTTCGAGGCGGCGGACAACGGGGCCGGGCGGCTCGAGGCTTTCAAGGACATCGAGACCGTGGGCCGCTGGGCGGCGTCCCAGCCGTGGGCGGATCCGGACCGGGTCATCATCTATGGAGGGAGCTACGGCGGGTACACGGTGCTCATCGGGTTGACCCGGATGCCGGACCTGTGGCGCGCGGGGGTGGATGTGTTCGGCGTGGCCAACATGAAGACCTTCATGGCCACGACCAGCGGGTTCATCCGGGAGATCTTCCTGCTGGAGTTCGGAGATCCGGACAAGGACGCGGCCTTCCTGGAGTCCATCTCTCCGCTCAAGGACGTGGGACAGATTGTCGACCCGCTCCTGGTCTACGCGGGCGCCAATGATCCGCGTGTCCCGAGGGGGGAGTCCGACCAGATCGTCCGCGCGTTGCGCGAGCGCAAGGTGCCCGTCGAGTACATGGTCGCGGAGAACGAGGGCCATTCCCTCTCCCGCCGGGAGAACCAGATCGAATTCATGGCGCGCATGGCCCGCTTCCTCGAGGCCCACGCGGCGCCACGTCAGGCTTCCGCGCCCTGA
- a CDS encoding regulatory protein RecX — protein sequence MTTDAEGPGEVQRATDLCLRLLAMRARSRQELRLALQRKGFSEEVQAQALEKLQGYGYLDDKRFAQDRAASLLSRGRLGPHAVLQRLQAHGVEAEVAGEALSSAVGAVAFDALATARQVLEGRGLLGRPLAPRERARAGRLLHSRGFSEEVIRQLLGDPSLDPSGLDD from the coding sequence ATGACCACCGACGCAGAGGGGCCAGGGGAGGTGCAGCGGGCGACGGACCTGTGCCTGCGGCTGTTGGCCATGCGCGCCCGGAGTCGGCAGGAGCTGCGGCTTGCCTTGCAGCGCAAGGGGTTTTCCGAGGAGGTCCAGGCGCAGGCCCTGGAGAAGCTCCAGGGCTACGGTTATCTCGACGACAAGCGCTTCGCCCAGGACCGGGCCGCCTCCTTGCTGAGCCGGGGACGGCTGGGGCCCCACGCGGTGCTCCAGCGGCTCCAGGCCCACGGGGTGGAGGCGGAGGTGGCGGGTGAGGCCCTGTCCTCCGCGGTGGGCGCGGTGGCGTTCGATGCCCTGGCCACCGCCCGGCAGGTGCTCGAGGGCCGGGGGCTGCTCGGCCGTCCCCTGGCGCCCAGGGAACGGGCCCGCGCAGGACGCCTCCTCCACAGCCGGGGTTTCTCCGAGGAGGTCATCCGTCAGCTCCTCGGTGATCCATCGCTGGACCCCTCGGGGCTGGACGACTAG
- a CDS encoding MFS transporter, whose product MTLSSPALPAPVALEPRSARIAISAIFFINGFAFASWVPHIPTVQTRLGLSTAVLGLALLGVALGALVAMPITGMLVARWGSRAVTLASSLLFCPLVALPVRAPSLPLLVVALVCFGAANGAMDVAMNAHAVAVERQLGKTVMSSFHALFSLGGLTGAGSSILLLSWGLTPSMHMTGAALLGLGVVLGASRFLLPASADEGGSAHSFALPRGPLLLMGFVTFLVLMVEGAMADWSAVYLRQSLGTEVGLAGAGYAVFSLAMTAGRLTGDRLVSGLGPEKLLRSGALLATGGLGAALLLHHPVAALIGFGCVGLGLSNLIPVLFSAAGRTPGVPSGVGIAAVSTTGYGGFLVGPPLIGLLAGPMGLPASLGLLVAFLALVAASGSRVLGAQA is encoded by the coding sequence ATGACCCTGTCCTCCCCTGCCCTCCCGGCCCCCGTGGCGCTCGAGCCCCGCAGCGCCCGGATCGCCATCTCCGCCATCTTCTTCATCAACGGCTTCGCCTTCGCGAGCTGGGTGCCCCACATCCCCACGGTCCAGACCCGGCTGGGACTGAGCACCGCCGTGCTCGGGCTGGCGCTTCTGGGGGTGGCCCTGGGCGCCCTGGTGGCCATGCCCATCACCGGCATGCTGGTGGCCCGCTGGGGCAGCCGGGCGGTGACCCTCGCCAGTTCCCTGCTCTTCTGTCCGCTGGTGGCGCTGCCCGTGCGGGCGCCCAGCCTCCCGCTGCTCGTGGTGGCGCTGGTGTGCTTCGGCGCCGCCAACGGCGCCATGGACGTGGCGATGAATGCCCACGCGGTGGCCGTGGAGCGGCAGTTGGGCAAGACGGTCATGTCCTCGTTCCACGCCCTGTTCAGCCTGGGCGGATTGACGGGGGCGGGAAGCTCCATCCTGCTCCTCTCCTGGGGACTCACGCCCTCGATGCACATGACGGGGGCGGCGCTCCTGGGCTTGGGGGTCGTTCTGGGGGCCTCGCGCTTTCTGCTGCCGGCCTCGGCCGACGAGGGGGGCAGTGCCCATTCCTTCGCATTGCCCCGCGGCCCCTTGCTGCTGATGGGGTTTGTCACCTTCCTGGTGCTGATGGTGGAAGGGGCCATGGCGGACTGGAGTGCCGTCTACCTGCGCCAATCCCTCGGAACCGAGGTGGGTCTGGCCGGCGCGGGCTATGCGGTGTTCTCCCTGGCCATGACCGCGGGCCGTTTGACCGGCGACCGGCTCGTGAGCGGTTTGGGGCCAGAGAAGCTGCTGCGCAGCGGGGCGCTGCTGGCCACCGGTGGCCTGGGGGCAGCGCTGCTGCTTCACCACCCCGTGGCGGCCCTGATCGGCTTCGGGTGTGTGGGGCTTGGGCTGTCCAACCTCATCCCCGTGCTGTTCAGCGCCGCCGGCCGTACCCCCGGTGTTCCCTCCGGCGTGGGCATCGCGGCGGTGTCCACGACGGGCTATGGCGGATTCCTCGTGGGCCCTCCGCTGATCGGCCTCCTGGCGGGGCCGATGGGGCTGCCCGCATCGCTGGGGCTCCTCGTGGCCTTCCTGGCCCTCGTTGCCGCCAGTGGCTCACGCGTGCTCGGGGCACAGGCCTGA